One window of the Mycobacterium haemophilum DSM 44634 genome contains the following:
- a CDS encoding Fic family protein, producing the protein MTSLRPVTYENVRWKPQGRRYASAALPKYGTYHPAVPANIADLVLDLPPPVFADAESASHEIIRFDAELGGDIAPFAAVLLRSESAASSQIENLTASARAIAEAELPGGKAKRNAEMIVANTAAMQAAVALSDTVDADAILAIHRALTVNEPRHTPGEFRTEPVWIGGGSTPIGATFVGPRHGVVPGAIGDLIAFAQRTDVPTLPQIAVGHAQFETIHPFTDGNGRTGRALVQAMLRNKGLTRQVTVPVSAGLLADTGAYFAALTTYRDGDAGPIVECFSQASVLAIANGRQLVADLHGIRETWNGVITARSDSAVWKVADLLTRRPVVNAALLAQELGIESTNAHRYLNPLTEAGILVETTSGPRNRVWRSPEVLAALDAFAERAGRRG; encoded by the coding sequence ATGACTTCACTTCGCCCCGTCACCTACGAGAACGTTCGTTGGAAACCACAGGGGAGGCGGTACGCGAGCGCGGCGCTGCCCAAGTACGGCACCTACCACCCCGCTGTGCCGGCTAACATTGCTGACCTGGTCCTGGACTTGCCACCGCCCGTGTTCGCAGACGCCGAGTCCGCAAGCCACGAGATCATACGTTTCGATGCCGAACTCGGAGGCGACATCGCACCGTTTGCCGCCGTATTGCTGCGGTCGGAATCTGCCGCAAGCTCGCAGATCGAGAACTTGACTGCATCAGCCCGCGCTATCGCCGAGGCCGAGCTGCCCGGTGGCAAGGCCAAGCGCAACGCTGAGATGATCGTCGCCAACACCGCTGCGATGCAAGCAGCGGTCGCCCTGTCCGACACCGTTGATGCCGACGCCATTCTGGCGATACACCGCGCGTTGACGGTCAACGAGCCACGCCATACGCCAGGAGAATTCCGCACCGAGCCAGTGTGGATCGGCGGCGGCTCCACCCCCATCGGCGCAACATTCGTCGGCCCGCGCCACGGAGTGGTCCCCGGCGCGATTGGCGACCTAATCGCCTTCGCACAGCGCACCGACGTTCCCACGCTGCCGCAGATCGCGGTGGGCCATGCACAGTTCGAGACCATTCACCCCTTCACCGACGGGAACGGGCGCACGGGACGCGCATTGGTACAAGCCATGCTGCGCAACAAAGGCCTGACCCGCCAGGTGACGGTGCCGGTCTCGGCCGGGCTGCTTGCCGACACAGGCGCTTACTTCGCCGCACTGACCACCTACCGCGATGGTGACGCCGGGCCGATTGTCGAGTGCTTCTCGCAGGCCAGCGTCCTGGCTATCGCGAACGGACGTCAACTGGTCGCCGACCTTCACGGTATTCGGGAGACCTGGAACGGCGTGATCACCGCGCGGTCCGACTCGGCGGTGTGGAAGGTCGCGGATTTGTTGACTCGCCGTCCGGTCGTGAACGCTGCGCTACTGGCGCAGGAGCTGGGCATCGAGTCCACCAACGCGCACCGCTACCTCAACCCGCTCACCGAGGCGGGAATCCTCGTTGAGACGACCAGTGGACCCCGCAACCGAGTGTGGCGTTCCCCTGAAGTGCTCGCCGCGCTCGACGCGTTCGCCGAGCGGGCCGGGCGGCGAGGCTGA